In the Burkholderia glumae LMG 2196 = ATCC 33617 genome, one interval contains:
- a CDS encoding aspartate carbamoyltransferase: MTTPQQAFLRDAMRRLNLTREAFANRIGVSRRALDTWLLPDDSQESRSMPEIVERYVTEIVARTSEEAKYTQSVDISSLASQIQFEGRPQLLSVDQFSRDSVEALFRVADVMQPIARRRKISRVLEGAVLGNLFFEASTRTRVSFGAAFCRLGGSVCDTTGFTFSSMAKGESIHDTGRVMAGYVDALVIRHPEQGSVAEFARATNLPVINGGDGPGEHPSQALLDLYTIQREFSRLGKIVDGSHIAFVGDLKYGRTVHSLAKLLALYRGIRFTLVAPASLEMPRYIVEQISKNGHVIEETTDLSRGLAGADVVYATRIQKERFTDESFEGYTPDFQINQALVDAVCQRDTLIMHPLPRDSRPGANDLATDLNRDPRLAIFRQTDNGIPVRMAVFAVLLGVDHLVQHSMRDATWRSPVHLGPEDAVFHGID, translated from the coding sequence ATGACCACGCCCCAGCAAGCCTTCCTGCGCGATGCGATGCGTCGCCTCAACCTGACCCGCGAAGCGTTCGCGAACCGCATCGGCGTGAGCCGCAGGGCACTCGATACCTGGCTGCTGCCCGACGACTCCCAGGAATCGCGCTCGATGCCCGAGATCGTCGAACGCTATGTGACGGAAATCGTCGCGCGCACTTCGGAAGAAGCAAAATATACGCAAAGCGTAGATATCTCATCGCTTGCGAGTCAGATCCAGTTCGAGGGGCGCCCGCAGCTGCTGTCCGTCGATCAGTTCTCGCGCGACTCGGTCGAAGCGCTGTTCCGCGTGGCCGACGTGATGCAGCCGATCGCGCGCCGCCGCAAGATCTCGCGCGTGCTGGAGGGCGCCGTGCTCGGCAACCTGTTCTTCGAGGCCAGCACGCGCACCCGCGTGTCGTTCGGCGCCGCGTTCTGCCGGCTCGGCGGCTCGGTCTGCGACACCACCGGCTTCACGTTCTCGTCGATGGCCAAGGGCGAATCGATCCACGACACCGGCCGCGTGATGGCCGGCTATGTCGATGCGCTCGTGATCCGCCATCCCGAACAGGGCTCGGTGGCCGAGTTCGCGCGCGCGACCAACCTGCCGGTGATCAACGGCGGCGACGGCCCCGGCGAGCACCCGAGCCAGGCGCTGCTCGATCTCTACACGATCCAGCGCGAGTTCTCGCGGCTCGGCAAGATCGTCGACGGCTCGCACATCGCGTTCGTCGGCGACCTGAAATACGGCCGCACCGTCCACTCGCTGGCCAAGCTGCTGGCGCTCTATCGCGGCATCCGCTTCACGCTGGTCGCGCCGGCCTCGCTGGAGATGCCGCGCTACATCGTCGAGCAGATCTCGAAGAACGGCCACGTGATCGAGGAAACCACCGATCTGTCACGCGGGCTGGCCGGCGCGGACGTGGTCTACGCCACGCGGATCCAGAAGGAGCGCTTCACCGACGAATCGTTCGAGGGCTACACGCCCGACTTCCAGATCAACCAGGCGCTCGTCGACGCCGTGTGCCAGCGCGACACGCTGATCATGCACCCGCTGCCGCGCGACAGCCGGCCCGGCGCCAACGATCTCGCCACCGACCTGAACCGCGACCCGCGGCTGGCGATCTTCCGCCAGACCGACAACGGCATTCCGGTGCGCATGGCGGTGTTCGCCGTGCTGCTCGGCGTCGATCATCTGGTGCAGCACTCGATGCGCGACGCGACCTGGCGGTCGCCCGTGCACCTTGGCCCCGAGGACGCGGTATTCCACGGGATCGACTGA
- a CDS encoding entericidin A/B family lipoprotein yields the protein MTRSIAAVLLVLTAALAGCNTIAGAGQDISNGGNAISNTAEKAK from the coding sequence ATGACTCGTTCGATTGCCGCTGTTCTGCTGGTTTTGACCGCCGCGCTCGCAGGCTGCAACACCATCGCCGGCGCCGGCCAGGATATTTCGAACGGCGGCAACGCCATCTCGAATACGGCCGAAAAGGCCAAGTAA